A stretch of the Paenibacillus dendritiformis genome encodes the following:
- a CDS encoding glycerol-3-phosphate responsive antiterminator, with protein MHFANQAILPAVRQMKDMEKLLVSPFEYIVLLDVHIAQLKPIFQMVRPHNKKLLLHVDLIQGLQNDSYAAEYLCQEFTPYGLLSTKASVIIRAKQKGVVAIQRIFLIDNSSFEKSGALLEKTNPDYIEVLPSPMLPYLKQLKTGRDIPLLAGGFIRTEDDVNRALEAGAVAVTTSSQTLWKQYAAGGARR; from the coding sequence ATGCATTTCGCAAACCAGGCCATCCTGCCGGCCGTAAGGCAGATGAAGGATATGGAAAAGCTGCTGGTCAGTCCGTTCGAATACATTGTGCTGCTGGATGTCCATATTGCGCAGCTGAAGCCAATTTTTCAGATGGTTCGTCCGCATAACAAGAAGCTGCTGCTGCACGTGGATCTGATTCAGGGGCTGCAGAACGACAGCTATGCGGCGGAATATCTGTGCCAGGAATTTACGCCGTACGGGCTGCTGTCGACGAAGGCGAGCGTCATTATCCGCGCGAAGCAGAAGGGCGTCGTTGCCATTCAGCGCATTTTCCTGATCGACAACAGCTCGTTCGAGAAGAGCGGCGCTTTGCTGGAAAAGACGAATCCCGATTATATCGAGGTGCTCCCGAGCCCGATGCTGCCTTATCTGAAGCAGTTGAAGACCGGACGCGACATTCCGCTTCTCGCCGGCGGCTTCATCCGGACCGAAGATGATGTGAACAGGGCGCTTGAAGCCGGCGCCGTGGCCGTCACGACCTCCAGCCAGACGCTCTGGAAGCAGTACGCCGCCGGGGGAGCGCGGCGGTAA
- a CDS encoding YfhD family protein, with protein sequence MTNYRDSRRKNHLNAFEEQPDLVVGKTNAAAGKNEDVEFSIEQADADDLEALERARQADERAERP encoded by the coding sequence ATGACCAATTACCGGGACAGCCGCCGGAAGAACCATCTCAACGCTTTCGAGGAGCAGCCGGATCTCGTCGTCGGCAAGACGAATGCGGCGGCGGGCAAGAACGAAGACGTCGAATTCTCGATCGAGCAGGCGGACGCCGACGATCTGGAGGCGCTGGAGCGGGCCAGACAAGCGGATGAACGGGCGGAACGTCCATGA
- the prmA gene encoding 50S ribosomal protein L11 methyltransferase has protein sequence MRWHELTIHTKEEAVEMISNFLHEAGAGGVSIEESGTLNKERDTTYGELYIAPLNDIPEGEAKIQGYFAEGTDLAAIGEEVAGRIRELRTYGIDPGEASMSWRPVHEDDWADAWKQYFKPARITGKLTIKPSWEPYTPTAEEMVIELDPGMAFGTGTHPTTSLCLQALEGVIQGGEDIIDVGTGSGILAIGACKLGARHVLAIDLDPVAVKSARENAAMNGLGDAVTVREGDLLHMLKASGTEEAPALGVTLPVQIVVANILAEVILLFVEDVFAALQPGGIYIASGIYKNKEEAVERELIRHGFLIGGKHREEDWVAFVAKKPM, from the coding sequence GTGCGCTGGCATGAATTAACGATACATACTAAGGAAGAAGCGGTCGAGATGATCTCGAATTTCCTGCATGAGGCGGGAGCGGGAGGCGTCTCGATCGAGGAATCCGGGACGCTGAACAAGGAGCGCGACACGACCTATGGCGAGCTGTATATCGCTCCGCTGAACGATATTCCCGAAGGCGAGGCGAAGATTCAAGGCTACTTCGCGGAAGGAACGGATCTGGCGGCGATCGGGGAGGAGGTGGCCGGACGCATTCGGGAGCTCCGCACGTACGGAATCGACCCGGGCGAGGCGTCCATGTCCTGGCGCCCGGTTCATGAAGACGATTGGGCGGATGCCTGGAAGCAATATTTCAAGCCCGCGCGCATTACGGGCAAGCTGACGATCAAGCCGTCCTGGGAGCCTTACACGCCGACGGCGGAGGAGATGGTCATCGAGCTCGATCCCGGCATGGCCTTCGGCACCGGAACCCATCCGACGACGTCGCTCTGCCTCCAGGCGCTGGAAGGCGTCATTCAGGGCGGAGAAGACATAATCGATGTCGGAACCGGCTCCGGCATTCTGGCGATCGGGGCGTGCAAGCTCGGCGCCCGGCATGTCCTCGCCATCGACCTGGATCCGGTAGCGGTGAAGAGCGCCCGGGAAAATGCGGCGATGAACGGGCTCGGTGACGCGGTTACCGTCCGGGAAGGCGATCTCCTTCACATGCTGAAGGCGAGCGGAACGGAAGAAGCCCCGGCGCTTGGCGTAACGCTTCCTGTCCAGATCGTGGTCGCCAACATTTTGGCCGAGGTGATTCTGCTGTTCGTGGAAGATGTGTTCGCGGCGCTGCAGCCTGGCGGAATCTACATTGCCTCGGGGATTTACAAGAACAAAGAAGAGGCGGTCGAGCGGGAGCTGATCCGACACGGCTTCCTCATCGGCGGGAAGCATCGCGAGGAGGACTGGGTTGCTTTCGTCGCCAAAAAACCAATGTAA
- a CDS encoding site-2 protease family protein codes for MDFLNNLFAVKLEMLPFLVSVLLIAFTVHEFAHAYFAWKFGDPTAKMLGRVSLNPAKHVDFLGMLFFVIAGFGWAKPVPVNRDNFKHPRLMGIVVSAAGPISNLLLAFIGTIVIHLGLKFGFVQLGSPDRVHLAVYYFLNYFITYNVLLFLFNLIPLPPLDGYRIVEDLAPRSLRRRLQQFEQWSILIFFMLVFIPPLRNMTLTPLFNLIEPIVFNFSRTAAYLVGM; via the coding sequence ATGGATTTTTTGAATAATTTGTTCGCCGTCAAGCTGGAGATGCTGCCGTTTCTCGTATCGGTGCTGCTGATCGCCTTTACGGTCCATGAATTCGCGCATGCCTATTTTGCCTGGAAATTCGGGGATCCGACAGCGAAGATGCTCGGCCGCGTCAGTCTGAATCCGGCGAAACATGTGGACTTCCTCGGCATGCTGTTCTTCGTTATCGCCGGCTTCGGCTGGGCGAAGCCGGTGCCGGTGAACCGGGATAACTTCAAGCATCCGCGGCTGATGGGCATCGTCGTGTCGGCCGCCGGACCGATCAGCAACCTGCTGTTGGCCTTTATCGGGACTATCGTGATTCATCTCGGCCTCAAGTTCGGCTTCGTGCAGTTGGGTTCTCCGGATCGCGTCCATCTGGCCGTCTATTACTTTCTGAATTATTTCATCACTTATAACGTGCTGCTGTTCCTGTTCAATCTCATTCCGCTGCCGCCGCTGGACGGCTACCGCATTGTCGAGGATCTGGCGCCGCGCAGCCTGCGTCGGCGATTGCAGCAGTTCGAGCAATGGTCGATTCTTATTTTCTTCATGCTTGTATTCATTCCCCCGCTGCGGAACATGACGCTTACGCCGCTCTTCAATTTAATAGAGCCGATCGTCTTTAATTTTTCGCGGACCGCCGCTTATCTGGTCGGCATGTAG
- a CDS encoding 16S rRNA (uracil(1498)-N(3))-methyltransferase, with protein MQKYFVSPEAFGDQHIRITGADAHHIVKVMRAKPGFTFLVSDGAGREAVAVFESGDGETAIARLEEPVAADREAAVEVTIAQSLPKGDKMELIIQKCTELGAAGFLPFLSERTVVQYDAKKEAKRLERWAKIAKEAAEQSHRNRVPAIAAPAAWAKLTGQFADYDLVLICYEDEQGTRLRDVLEPFREARQGREAARILVVIGPEGGFSLREVEAATAAGAVCVSLGRRILRTETAGLAACACIMYQFGEMGGS; from the coding sequence ATGCAAAAATACTTTGTCAGCCCCGAAGCGTTCGGGGATCAGCACATACGGATTACCGGCGCGGACGCGCATCATATCGTCAAGGTGATGCGGGCCAAGCCGGGCTTCACTTTCCTGGTGAGCGACGGCGCCGGCCGCGAGGCCGTGGCCGTGTTCGAGAGCGGCGACGGCGAGACGGCCATCGCCCGGCTGGAGGAGCCGGTCGCTGCCGATCGGGAAGCCGCAGTCGAGGTGACTATCGCCCAGAGCCTGCCGAAGGGCGACAAGATGGAACTGATTATACAGAAATGCACGGAGCTGGGAGCGGCGGGATTCCTTCCGTTCCTGTCGGAACGCACGGTCGTGCAGTATGACGCGAAGAAGGAAGCCAAGCGGCTGGAGCGCTGGGCGAAGATTGCGAAGGAAGCGGCCGAGCAGTCGCATCGCAATCGCGTTCCCGCCATTGCGGCGCCTGCGGCCTGGGCGAAGCTGACCGGGCAGTTCGCGGACTATGATCTCGTGCTGATCTGCTATGAGGACGAGCAGGGAACGCGGCTCCGCGACGTGCTGGAGCCTTTCCGCGAAGCCCGGCAAGGCCGGGAGGCAGCCCGCATTCTGGTCGTAATCGGACCGGAGGGCGGGTTTTCGCTGCGCGAGGTGGAAGCGGCCACGGCGGCCGGCGCGGTCTGCGTCAGTCTCGGGCGCCGCATTTTGCGGACGGAGACGGCGGGCCTGGCGGCCTGTGCCTGCATCATGTATCAATTCGGAGAAATGGGAGGAAGTTGA
- the mtaB gene encoding tRNA (N(6)-L-threonylcarbamoyladenosine(37)-C(2))-methylthiotransferase MtaB: MPSVAFYTLGCKVNFYDTEAIWQLFKQEGYEQVDFEETADVYLINTCTVTNTGDKKSRQIIRRAVRRNPDAIIAVTGCYAQTSPAEILDIPGVDLVIGTQDREKLMDYIAQLQAERQPINAVRNIMKTRAFEELDVPDFAERTRAFLKIQEGCNNFCTFCIIPWSRGLSRSRDPQSVLNQARQLVAAGYKEIVLTGIHTGGYGDDLENYDLTDLLWDLDRIEGLERVRISSIEASQIDDRMIDVLNRSPKMCRHLHIPLQAGNNEVLKRMRRKYTVEEFGDKIARIREAMPNVAITTDVIVGFPGETDEQFREGYEFMKRVGFSEMHVFPYSKRTGTPAARMEDQVDEEVKHARVHDLIDLSEQMQLAYAEKFVGQVLDVIPERDYKGAPGTGQVMGYSDNYLQIVFDGDESLIGQLCRVKVTKAGVNECFGVLTRVLGDETGAHAANM; the protein is encoded by the coding sequence ATGCCATCGGTAGCGTTTTATACGTTGGGCTGCAAGGTGAACTTCTATGATACGGAAGCCATTTGGCAGCTGTTCAAGCAAGAAGGTTATGAGCAAGTCGACTTTGAAGAGACGGCTGACGTCTATTTGATCAATACATGCACCGTTACGAATACCGGCGACAAGAAGAGCCGCCAGATTATCCGGCGGGCCGTCCGCCGCAATCCGGACGCCATCATTGCGGTGACCGGCTGCTATGCGCAGACCTCCCCGGCGGAGATTCTCGACATTCCGGGCGTCGATCTCGTCATCGGCACGCAGGATCGGGAGAAGCTGATGGATTACATCGCCCAGCTTCAAGCAGAGCGCCAGCCGATTAACGCCGTGCGCAACATTATGAAGACGCGCGCGTTCGAGGAGCTGGATGTGCCGGATTTCGCGGAGCGGACCCGCGCATTTCTGAAGATTCAGGAAGGCTGCAACAACTTCTGCACCTTCTGCATCATTCCGTGGTCCCGCGGGCTGTCCCGCAGCCGCGACCCGCAAAGCGTCCTCAACCAGGCCCGTCAGCTCGTGGCAGCAGGCTACAAGGAGATTGTGTTGACCGGCATCCATACCGGAGGCTACGGCGACGATCTCGAGAACTATGATCTGACCGATCTGCTCTGGGATCTGGACCGCATCGAAGGATTGGAACGGGTGCGCATCAGCTCGATCGAAGCGAGCCAGATCGACGATCGGATGATCGACGTGCTGAACCGTTCGCCGAAAATGTGCCGGCATCTTCATATTCCGCTGCAGGCGGGCAACAATGAAGTGCTGAAGCGCATGCGGCGCAAATATACGGTCGAGGAGTTCGGCGACAAAATCGCCCGCATCCGCGAGGCGATGCCGAATGTGGCGATCACGACGGACGTGATCGTCGGCTTCCCGGGCGAGACGGACGAGCAGTTCCGGGAAGGCTACGAATTCATGAAGCGGGTCGGATTCTCCGAGATGCACGTCTTTCCGTACTCCAAGCGTACCGGAACGCCTGCGGCGCGCATGGAGGATCAGGTGGACGAGGAAGTGAAGCATGCCCGCGTTCACGATCTGATCGATCTGTCGGAGCAGATGCAGCTCGCATACGCCGAGAAGTTCGTCGGGCAAGTGCTTGACGTTATTCCGGAACGCGATTATAAAGGGGCGCCGGGAACCGGCCAAGTGATGGGATATTCCGATAACTACCTGCAGATCGTGTTCGACGGCGACGAGTCGCTGATCGGCCAGCTCTGCCGCGTCAAGGTGACGAAGGCCGGCGTGAACGAATGCTTTGGCGTCCTGACTCGGGTGCTCGGGGATGAAACGGGCGCGCACGCAGCTAATATGTAA
- a CDS encoding NUDIX hydrolase — protein MFAMKEISAGGVVYRRRGEHIEFQLIQDRYGKTSLAKGKMEPGETVEQTALREIQEETGIEGSIVGKLDTIRYQYTSPEGRTVDKEVHYFLVEAKAGQLAPQVEEIHSVEWYEPQAAWAKQTDSGYDNNDVILSKALAQLGIAL, from the coding sequence ATGTTCGCTATGAAAGAAATATCGGCGGGAGGCGTCGTGTACCGGCGGCGCGGGGAGCATATCGAGTTCCAGTTGATCCAGGATCGTTACGGCAAGACTTCCTTGGCCAAGGGAAAAATGGAGCCTGGAGAGACGGTAGAGCAGACGGCTCTGCGGGAAATTCAGGAGGAGACCGGGATTGAAGGGAGCATCGTCGGCAAGCTGGACACGATCCGCTATCAATATACGTCGCCGGAAGGCCGCACGGTGGACAAAGAGGTTCATTATTTTCTGGTCGAGGCGAAGGCCGGGCAGCTTGCGCCCCAGGTCGAGGAGATTCACAGCGTCGAATGGTACGAGCCGCAAGCGGCATGGGCCAAGCAGACCGATTCCGGGTATGATAACAATGACGTCATTCTGAGCAAGGCGCTTGCGCAATTGGGGATTGCCTTGTAG